A window of the Cystobacter fuscus genome harbors these coding sequences:
- a CDS encoding Lrp/AsnC family transcriptional regulator, whose amino-acid sequence MHTIFVMIKCELGQTYKTAAMIADQVDEAAEVYSTSGGYDLLAKFHLDKAQDVGRFVTERIQTMPGIKDTYTITTFSAF is encoded by the coding sequence GTGCACACCATCTTCGTCATGATCAAGTGTGAGCTGGGGCAGACGTACAAGACGGCGGCGATGATCGCCGACCAGGTCGACGAGGCAGCGGAGGTGTACTCCACCTCGGGAGGGTACGATCTGCTGGCCAAGTTCCACCTCGACAAGGCCCAGGACGTCGGTCGCTTCGTCACCGAGCGGATCCAGACGATGCCCGGCATCAAGGACACCTACACCATCACCACCTTCAGCGCCTTCTAG
- a CDS encoding sensor histidine kinase, which translates to MSRRKPLAHDVHIFLLALLAGLPGSVTALVLLWGGDASAKVCWSFTVLVLGVYLGAAFAVRERATRPLQTVANLLAALREGDYSVRGRGARGGDSLGEVHLETNALAETLREQRLGAMEADVLLSQVMQEIDVAVLTFDAEGTLKLVNRAGERLLGLPRAWLMNQKAEELGLAELLEGVVPRRLTRTFAVEGGPYELRRGTFRQGGLPHQLVVIADLRLALREEEREAWRRMVRVLSHEINNSLAPIHSISDSLKATLAQSPRPADWEEDARMGLGIIARRSEALGRFMSAYARLARLPPPKLSPLEVDPWVRRVVALETRLPVEVRPGPSLTVSADGDQLEQLLINLVRNAVDAARERQGRVWVSWTAPSADAVEVWVEDEGPGLADTANLFVPFFTTKPEGSGIGLALSRQIAEAHGGSLRLENRMEGPGCRARLRLPLNAAALRFL; encoded by the coding sequence GTGAGTCGGCGCAAGCCGCTCGCGCACGATGTCCACATCTTCCTGCTGGCGCTGCTGGCGGGGCTGCCGGGCTCCGTCACCGCGCTCGTGCTCCTTTGGGGAGGGGACGCGAGCGCGAAGGTGTGCTGGTCCTTCACCGTGCTGGTGTTGGGCGTGTACCTGGGCGCGGCCTTCGCCGTGCGCGAGCGCGCCACCCGGCCGCTGCAGACGGTGGCCAACCTGCTCGCGGCCCTGCGCGAGGGGGACTATTCGGTGCGTGGGCGCGGTGCGCGGGGGGGAGATTCCCTGGGCGAGGTGCACCTGGAGACCAACGCCCTGGCCGAGACGCTGCGCGAGCAGCGGCTGGGGGCGATGGAGGCGGACGTGCTCCTCTCCCAGGTGATGCAGGAGATCGACGTCGCGGTGCTGACCTTCGACGCGGAGGGGACGCTGAAGCTCGTCAACCGTGCCGGAGAGCGGCTGCTCGGATTGCCTCGCGCGTGGCTGATGAACCAGAAGGCGGAGGAGCTCGGGCTGGCGGAGTTGCTGGAGGGCGTCGTGCCGCGGCGGCTCACGCGCACCTTCGCGGTGGAGGGCGGTCCGTACGAGTTGCGGCGGGGGACGTTCCGGCAGGGCGGGTTGCCCCACCAACTGGTGGTGATCGCGGACCTGCGGCTGGCGCTGCGCGAGGAGGAGCGCGAGGCGTGGCGACGGATGGTGCGGGTGCTGAGCCATGAGATCAACAACTCGCTGGCGCCCATCCACTCCATCTCGGACTCGCTGAAGGCCACGCTGGCGCAGAGCCCTCGCCCGGCGGATTGGGAGGAGGACGCGCGGATGGGTCTGGGCATCATCGCGCGTCGCAGCGAGGCGCTGGGGCGCTTCATGTCCGCCTATGCCCGGCTGGCGCGCCTGCCCCCTCCGAAGCTCTCGCCGCTGGAGGTGGACCCGTGGGTACGGCGTGTGGTGGCGCTGGAGACGCGGCTGCCGGTGGAGGTTCGCCCGGGGCCCTCGCTCACGGTGAGCGCGGACGGAGATCAGTTGGAGCAGCTGCTCATCAACCTGGTGCGCAACGCGGTGGACGCGGCGCGCGAGCGCCAGGGCAGGGTGTGGGTGTCGTGGACGGCTCCCTCGGCGGACGCGGTGGAGGTCTGGGTGGAGGACGAGGGCCCGGGCCTGGCGGACACGGCCAACCTCTTCGTGCCCTTCTTCACGACGAAGCCGGAGGGCAGTGGCATCGGCCTGGCGCTCAGCCGGCAGATCGCCGAGGCACATGGGGGCAGCCTGCGCCTGGAGAACCGGATGGAGGGCCCGGGGTGCCGTGCGCGGCTGCGGCTGCCGTTGAACGCGGCCGCGCTCCGCTTCCTCTAG
- a CDS encoding aKG-HExxH-type peptide beta-hydroxylase: MVFSVFSNPHEGAFLPLAENLSCRMFRGLVAHANSHAEQLGAARVDLGNDAITPRRLSVGGWMPEIGAASMGIGRGVTKDSWSWISGQLMLAAFLSQLIPSLELEFTGPHPVTVAGHFLRDERLLFRGDSQQLLVKNGAGQTVLALEKLQVPGMAPAWLKSQGNSVRLGNAAVALLGNDEWMSYWLPEGHRGVLSADSRGDTARLESAMAIMEECIPEYFLWVTTVLRELVLIEAHEHGTQNQSFGLYPGHVHGSAATVLTALIMLIHECSHQFLNLLFWHGRLAKPSAPAGYSILKKTKRPLDRVLVGFHAVGNVLLGLMPLQSFAGRVDREELEKQLRTHESWAVALDEPLRQHGAEHLEEMGKEIYYPLRKRLVDANLLPPA, from the coding sequence ATGGTGTTTTCTGTGTTCTCGAATCCGCACGAAGGCGCGTTCCTCCCCCTGGCGGAGAACCTCAGCTGCCGGATGTTCCGAGGCCTGGTGGCACATGCCAACTCGCACGCGGAGCAGCTTGGCGCCGCGCGGGTGGACCTCGGCAATGACGCGATCACACCCCGACGCTTGTCGGTGGGAGGGTGGATGCCGGAGATCGGCGCCGCCTCCATGGGGATCGGTCGCGGGGTGACGAAGGACAGCTGGTCCTGGATCTCGGGTCAGCTCATGCTGGCCGCGTTCCTGAGCCAGTTGATTCCGTCGCTCGAGCTGGAGTTCACGGGGCCACACCCGGTCACGGTCGCCGGGCACTTCCTGCGGGATGAGCGGCTGCTCTTCCGGGGCGACAGCCAGCAGCTCCTCGTCAAGAACGGCGCGGGCCAGACGGTGCTGGCCTTGGAGAAGCTGCAGGTGCCCGGAATGGCGCCGGCCTGGCTGAAGAGCCAGGGGAACTCCGTGCGGCTCGGGAACGCGGCCGTTGCGCTGCTCGGCAACGACGAGTGGATGAGCTACTGGCTTCCGGAGGGACACCGCGGTGTCCTTTCCGCCGACAGCCGGGGCGACACGGCGCGGCTCGAGTCGGCGATGGCGATCATGGAGGAGTGCATCCCGGAGTACTTCCTCTGGGTCACCACGGTGCTGCGGGAGCTCGTCCTCATCGAGGCCCACGAGCATGGGACGCAGAACCAATCCTTCGGATTGTATCCAGGCCACGTGCATGGCTCGGCCGCGACGGTGCTGACCGCGCTGATCATGCTCATCCACGAGTGCTCCCACCAGTTCTTGAACCTGCTCTTCTGGCACGGGCGCCTGGCGAAGCCTTCCGCCCCAGCGGGTTATTCGATCCTGAAGAAGACGAAGCGGCCGTTGGATCGCGTCCTCGTGGGCTTCCATGCGGTCGGCAACGTCCTTCTGGGGCTCATGCCGCTCCAGTCGTTCGCGGGGCGCGTCGATCGCGAGGAGCTCGAAAAGCAGCTACGAACCCATGAGTCCTGGGCCGTCGCGCTGGATGAACCCCTTCGCCAGCACGGTGCCGAACACCTCGAGGAGATGGGAAAGGAAATCTACTACCCGCTGCGCAAGAGGCTCGTCGACGCCAACCTCTTGCCTCCCGCGTAG
- a CDS encoding aKG-HExxH-type peptide beta-hydroxylase, whose protein sequence is MLSAFSTPYEGDFVRLAENLVCRSLRSVLAKTNAQAEQLGYPKLPISDEAISPKRLSARSWTPELGVVAMGLARGVTRENWSWLSGQLMLAAFLNELLPELQLEVTGPTPFSVAGHFVREDKLLFRGDKQGLTVKNGGGTTVLELRKLELPGMAPVWIKDRQDVVRLGSAAVAVLGGDEWMAHWYPQDERRPLSEAPLRDKEHYESALSLLEESIPEYFVWVTMLLKELALLRGRDAGTDSGSFALYPGHVQASVSFSSPISNVIVLVHECSHQYFNLLLWHSQMVRADAPETYSVLKNTKRPLEKILLGFHAFGNVLLALRTLQSSKYRFDESDMEKQLRKHLALTVGLDQELQPLFETYLKEVGKDIYLPLRKRLVAAGFLPSV, encoded by the coding sequence ATGCTGTCCGCGTTCTCGACCCCTTATGAGGGTGACTTTGTGCGCCTCGCGGAGAACCTCGTTTGCCGGAGCCTGCGCAGCGTGCTCGCGAAGACGAATGCCCAGGCGGAGCAGCTCGGCTACCCGAAGCTGCCCATCAGCGACGAGGCCATCTCCCCCAAGCGGCTGTCGGCCCGCTCGTGGACGCCCGAGCTCGGCGTCGTCGCCATGGGGCTCGCTCGCGGGGTGACCCGGGAGAACTGGTCATGGCTCTCCGGGCAGCTGATGCTGGCCGCCTTCTTGAACGAATTGCTGCCAGAGCTCCAGCTCGAGGTGACGGGCCCGACCCCGTTCTCGGTCGCCGGCCATTTCGTCCGGGAGGACAAGCTGCTCTTCCGGGGAGACAAGCAGGGGCTCACGGTCAAGAACGGCGGTGGAACGACGGTGCTCGAGCTGCGGAAGCTCGAGCTGCCTGGCATGGCACCGGTGTGGATCAAGGATCGCCAGGACGTGGTTCGATTGGGGAGCGCGGCGGTCGCGGTGCTGGGCGGGGACGAATGGATGGCGCACTGGTACCCGCAGGATGAGCGGCGGCCCTTGTCGGAGGCGCCGCTGCGGGACAAGGAGCATTACGAGAGCGCGCTGTCCCTCCTGGAAGAGTCCATCCCCGAGTACTTCGTCTGGGTGACGATGTTGCTGAAGGAGCTGGCGCTGCTTCGCGGACGCGATGCGGGCACGGACAGCGGCTCGTTCGCGCTCTACCCTGGCCATGTGCAGGCCTCGGTCTCGTTCTCGTCCCCCATCAGCAACGTGATCGTCCTCGTCCACGAGTGCTCCCACCAGTACTTCAACCTGCTCCTCTGGCACAGCCAGATGGTGCGGGCGGATGCGCCGGAAACCTATTCCGTCCTCAAGAATACGAAGAGACCGCTCGAGAAGATCCTTCTTGGCTTCCATGCCTTCGGCAACGTGCTCCTCGCGCTTCGTACGCTCCAATCCTCGAAGTACCGCTTCGACGAGAGCGACATGGAGAAGCAACTGCGAAAGCACCTGGCGCTCACCGTCGGGCTGGACCAGGAGCTGCAACCGCTCTTCGAGACATATCTGAAGGAGGTGGGCAAGGACATCTACCTGCCCCTTCGCAAGAGGCTCGTCGCGGCGGGTTTCCTGCCGTCCGTGTAG
- a CDS encoding aKG-HExxH-type peptide beta-hydroxylase, with the protein MAAKEPTMLFSKFSNPYQGNFLPLAENLSCRTFRALLDKANGFADELGVPRIPIPRDAITPQRLSVRGWMPEMGAAALGLTRNVTKDNWSWISGQFQLAAFLNGLVPSLEVDIVASHPLAVAGHFVHGDRFIVTGDHTVLTIRNGAGDTVLRLNKLDTGGISAVWVENEQAALRVGSSGSAVLTNDEWLRYWHPEARRGIRSAEPGSKGRFEATMALLEERLPEYFVWIAGLLREVAPLEECTRGTHSQSFSSWPGHVHVPVTSPLTTIVMLIHECSHQYFHLLQWNTRVEKVNAPKAYSVLMKTERPLDKILLGFHAFGNILLALQALDSVKGVFEPAEMARHQAENRAFVVGMDRELQVLHDEHLEGAGKDIYLPLRAKLVAADVLPSA; encoded by the coding sequence ATGGCAGCCAAGGAGCCCACGATGCTCTTCTCCAAGTTCTCGAATCCCTATCAGGGGAACTTCCTGCCCCTCGCGGAGAATCTCAGCTGCAGGACCTTCCGGGCACTGCTCGACAAGGCCAATGGCTTCGCCGACGAGCTGGGCGTCCCCAGGATTCCCATCCCGCGTGACGCGATCACGCCGCAGCGCCTGTCGGTCCGCGGATGGATGCCCGAAATGGGCGCCGCGGCCCTGGGCCTGACGCGGAACGTGACGAAGGACAACTGGTCGTGGATCTCCGGGCAGTTCCAGCTCGCCGCCTTCTTGAACGGGCTGGTGCCGTCCCTCGAGGTGGACATCGTCGCCTCCCATCCCCTGGCTGTCGCCGGCCATTTCGTGCACGGAGATCGCTTCATCGTCACGGGCGACCACACCGTGCTGACGATCCGAAATGGGGCCGGGGACACCGTGCTTCGCCTCAACAAGCTCGACACGGGGGGAATCTCAGCGGTGTGGGTGGAGAACGAGCAAGCCGCGCTGCGCGTGGGAAGCTCGGGCTCCGCCGTGCTCACCAATGACGAGTGGTTGAGGTATTGGCACCCGGAGGCCAGGCGAGGGATCCGCTCCGCCGAGCCCGGAAGCAAGGGCCGCTTCGAGGCCACGATGGCGCTGTTGGAAGAGCGCCTGCCAGAGTACTTCGTCTGGATCGCGGGTCTGCTGCGCGAAGTCGCCCCACTGGAGGAGTGCACGAGGGGCACGCACAGCCAGTCCTTCTCGTCCTGGCCGGGTCACGTCCATGTCCCCGTGACCAGCCCGCTCACGACCATCGTCATGCTCATCCACGAGTGCTCGCACCAGTATTTCCACCTGCTCCAGTGGAATACCCGCGTGGAGAAGGTGAATGCACCGAAAGCCTATTCGGTCCTGATGAAGACCGAGAGGCCGCTCGACAAGATCCTGCTCGGCTTCCACGCGTTCGGGAACATCCTGCTCGCGCTGCAGGCGTTGGACTCCGTCAAGGGTGTCTTCGAGCCAGCCGAGATGGCTCGCCATCAAGCCGAGAACAGGGCGTTCGTCGTCGGCATGGATCGAGAACTCCAGGTGCTCCACGACGAACATCTCGAAGGAGCGGGCAAGGACATCTACCTGCCGCTTCGAGCGAAGCTCGTCGCCGCGGATGTCCTGCCTTCGGCCTAG
- a CDS encoding ABC transporter permease: protein MESLLRDVRFAWRGLRRTPGFTFAVVLTLGLALGINMVIFSLVHALVLRPLPFSRSGELVRLYCTQPTEGGVSPSEPEVAAWAEETGAFSGVVGFHYTSVNRTGGELPERLLAARVTPNLLSTVGVGPAAGRPFEPADARPGAAPSALVSHSLATRLFSTAQAAVGQTLWLDGSAVRVMGVLPPGFVLGDSGREVDVWLPLELRKTPEAQGDHHLTVLARLKPGVSLEAARAAAARRSALLHEGVGTSTEPPHGVQAQSWQENVTGPVRSVVFALWGAAAFVLLIACANVGNLLLARAIHRRREGAIRVALGASLGRRVWEALAESVLLSMLGGTVGLFLALWGTDLASALLPSTLRGLSSPGLHLPVLLFAVGMCLGVGMVLGLVPAIDSARVSLLPLLGGGHGSTGAHHPLRAGLVVVQLVLAFVLLTGVGLLVRTLAQLSSLDLGFRPEGVVTAAVQLPDQRYPDEAARIRAAVQLEAALSALPGVQAVGLLREVPLGGSTSSSGIMMEGTDDTVRRHAEHRVASAGALKALGVPLKRGRLFAETDAPGAPPVALVNESFVRTFLGGRDALDTRFTFDGNTWWTVVGVVGDIRHRELTEPPAPAFYVPVAQTGPTQLHLLIRGAPLPTLAQVREVVRGVDPELPVPTLEQLGALVVRGQRRYQMTLDLLSALSGLALFLAALGIWGVVSYGVSQRTRELSIRRALGASEGHLVWLVVGAAARLIGIALLVGLPAAVGLGQMMRGLLYGVTPADVPTLLGVAALLGTVGLFSAWLPARRAAKVELGLALRAE, encoded by the coding sequence ATGGAGTCGCTCCTCAGAGATGTCCGGTTCGCCTGGCGGGGCCTGCGCCGTACCCCGGGCTTCACCTTCGCCGTGGTGCTCACGCTTGGTCTGGCGTTGGGCATCAACATGGTGATCTTCAGCCTGGTGCACGCGTTGGTGCTGCGCCCGTTGCCCTTTTCCAGGAGTGGGGAGCTGGTGCGGCTGTATTGCACCCAGCCCACGGAGGGGGGCGTGAGTCCCTCGGAGCCAGAGGTGGCCGCGTGGGCGGAGGAGACAGGCGCCTTCAGTGGAGTGGTGGGCTTTCATTATACTTCCGTCAACCGCACGGGAGGGGAGCTGCCCGAGCGGCTCCTGGCGGCGCGCGTCACCCCCAACCTCCTCTCCACGGTGGGCGTGGGGCCCGCGGCGGGCCGCCCGTTCGAGCCCGCGGACGCCAGGCCCGGCGCGGCGCCCTCGGCGCTCGTCTCCCACTCGCTGGCGACGCGGCTGTTCTCCACCGCGCAGGCGGCGGTCGGCCAGACGCTCTGGCTGGATGGCAGCGCGGTGCGCGTCATGGGCGTATTGCCCCCGGGCTTCGTGTTGGGTGATTCCGGCCGCGAGGTCGATGTCTGGCTGCCGCTCGAGCTGCGCAAGACCCCGGAGGCCCAGGGCGATCACCATCTCACGGTGCTCGCCCGGCTGAAGCCCGGCGTGTCATTGGAGGCCGCGCGCGCCGCGGCCGCCCGCCGCAGTGCCCTGCTGCATGAAGGTGTGGGCACGAGCACCGAGCCGCCACATGGCGTGCAGGCCCAGTCGTGGCAGGAGAACGTCACCGGGCCCGTGCGCTCGGTGGTGTTCGCCCTTTGGGGCGCGGCCGCCTTCGTCCTGCTCATCGCTTGCGCCAACGTGGGCAACCTCCTGTTGGCGCGCGCCATCCACCGTCGGCGCGAGGGGGCCATCCGCGTCGCGCTCGGGGCGAGCCTGGGGCGTCGCGTGTGGGAGGCGCTCGCCGAGAGCGTGCTGTTGTCCATGCTGGGCGGCACGGTGGGGTTGTTCCTCGCCCTCTGGGGGACCGACCTCGCGTCCGCGCTGCTTCCGTCGACGCTGCGCGGCCTTTCCTCGCCCGGGCTGCACCTGCCGGTGCTGCTCTTCGCGGTGGGGATGTGTCTGGGGGTTGGAATGGTCCTCGGGTTGGTGCCCGCGATCGACTCCGCCCGCGTCTCGCTCCTGCCGCTGCTGGGTGGGGGGCACGGCAGCACGGGTGCTCATCACCCGCTGCGCGCGGGTCTGGTGGTGGTGCAGCTCGTGCTGGCCTTCGTGCTGCTCACGGGGGTGGGTCTGCTCGTGCGCACGCTCGCGCAGCTCTCCTCGCTGGACCTGGGCTTCCGGCCGGAAGGCGTGGTGACCGCGGCGGTGCAGTTGCCGGACCAGCGCTACCCGGACGAGGCCGCGCGCATCCGAGCCGCCGTCCAGCTCGAGGCGGCGCTGTCCGCGCTTCCTGGCGTCCAGGCCGTGGGGCTCCTGCGGGAGGTTCCCCTGGGAGGCTCCACCTCGTCGTCGGGCATCATGATGGAGGGCACGGACGATACGGTGCGTCGGCACGCCGAGCACCGCGTGGCCAGCGCTGGCGCCCTCAAGGCCCTGGGGGTGCCACTGAAGCGCGGCCGCCTCTTCGCCGAGACAGACGCTCCGGGTGCGCCCCCGGTGGCGCTGGTCAACGAGTCCTTCGTTCGTACCTTCCTCGGAGGCCGGGACGCCCTGGACACCCGCTTCACCTTCGATGGGAACACGTGGTGGACGGTGGTGGGCGTGGTGGGAGACATCCGCCACCGCGAGCTGACGGAGCCCCCGGCTCCGGCCTTCTATGTGCCGGTGGCCCAGACGGGGCCCACCCAACTGCACCTCCTCATACGGGGCGCGCCCCTTCCCACGCTCGCGCAGGTCCGCGAGGTGGTGCGCGGCGTGGACCCCGAGTTGCCGGTGCCCACGCTGGAGCAGCTTGGCGCGTTGGTGGTGCGTGGCCAGCGGCGCTACCAGATGACGCTCGATCTGCTCTCCGCGCTTTCAGGGCTCGCGCTGTTCCTGGCGGCCCTGGGCATCTGGGGCGTGGTGTCCTACGGCGTCTCCCAGCGCACGCGCGAGCTGTCCATCCGTCGTGCCCTGGGGGCGAGCGAGGGTCATCTGGTGTGGCTGGTCGTGGGCGCCGCCGCGCGGCTGATTGGGATCGCGCTCCTGGTGGGCCTTCCGGCGGCGGTGGGGCTCGGGCAGATGATGCGCGGCCTCCTTTACGGTGTCACTCCTGCGGACGTCCCCACTCTATTGGGCGTGGCGGCGCTGCTGGGCACGGTGGGGCTGTTCTCCGCGTGGTTGCCAGCGCGGCGCGCGGCGAAGGTGGAGCTGGGGCTTGCCCTGCGGGCGGAATAG
- a CDS encoding peptidase domain-containing ABC transporter: MWNRRRQLPMVFQAEGSECGLACLTMIAWYHGQETSIDDLRKLFPVSLKGLSMRGIIDAARQLGFKSRVMRCDLDQLPAVKTPAMLHWDLEHLVVLKQVRRNTFTIHDPAKGTKVLRRDEISNHFTGIVLELEPADDFSKVARGKKLTLFDVLGSLGQWKTNLIQILLLSALLELLLLTQPIIMRTIVDNGIANKDEGFILRAAGLLMLAALLHGATNFIRDYAALRAGTTLNQEMMQRVFRQAIRLPLAFFEKRPIGHLIERYRVTDEIERFMLGTLPLGLIDGLMTLLSITMVFRFSSALGAVSLLTAAAYFVLKSFGYQGARSREQALVFAKGEENGILIETLSTIFTTKVNGIEGRRYQSWLHNYGRLIHEQKRSGKFEIAYRSLKFMLVGLNVALFVLLAGNQVAGGLMTIGTLLAAIFYNSHFLTRATLLVERFFEFRILGVRLERLEDLILAEPESPEVLTPALASSTATPVRRPVEWALSGELAVESLSFRYSPMDAVILDKVNLRIAPGEFVAIIGENGAGKTTLLKLLLGLYRPTDGRIQYDSKNLQEMSLAMLRSQIGVVTQDDQLFNGTLAENIALLDPEIDIERVAACAELACVRQDIERMPMAYNTRVGQLSSPLSEGQKQKVLLARALYRKPRILMLDEGTANIDAQSERQILDHLQNLDATKIIIAHRSATIERADRVLLLRNGQLTEMAPRALDVVTA; the protein is encoded by the coding sequence ATGTGGAACAGGCGTCGACAGCTCCCGATGGTCTTCCAGGCAGAGGGCTCCGAATGCGGCCTGGCCTGCCTGACCATGATCGCGTGGTATCACGGCCAGGAGACCAGCATCGACGACCTGCGCAAGCTCTTCCCCGTGTCGCTCAAGGGGCTGTCCATGCGTGGCATCATCGATGCGGCCAGGCAGCTCGGCTTCAAGTCGCGGGTGATGCGCTGTGACCTCGATCAGCTCCCGGCGGTGAAAACGCCCGCGATGCTGCATTGGGATCTCGAGCACCTGGTCGTCTTGAAGCAGGTGCGACGCAACACGTTCACCATCCACGATCCGGCCAAAGGCACCAAGGTCCTCCGGCGCGACGAGATTTCCAACCACTTCACCGGAATCGTGCTCGAGCTCGAGCCGGCCGATGACTTCTCCAAGGTGGCCCGGGGCAAGAAGCTCACGCTCTTCGATGTGCTCGGCTCGCTCGGGCAATGGAAGACGAACCTCATCCAGATCTTGCTCCTGTCCGCGCTGCTCGAGCTGCTGCTCCTGACGCAGCCGATCATCATGCGGACGATCGTCGACAACGGCATCGCCAACAAGGATGAGGGGTTCATCCTTCGCGCCGCCGGCCTGCTGATGCTCGCCGCGCTCCTTCACGGCGCGACCAACTTCATCCGCGATTACGCGGCCCTCCGCGCCGGCACCACGTTGAACCAGGAGATGATGCAGCGGGTGTTCCGACAGGCGATCCGGCTGCCGTTGGCCTTCTTCGAGAAGCGGCCCATCGGCCACCTGATCGAGCGATACAGGGTAACGGACGAGATCGAGCGATTCATGCTCGGCACCTTGCCGTTGGGGCTGATCGACGGCCTGATGACCCTCTTGTCCATCACCATGGTGTTCCGGTTCTCGTCGGCGCTCGGAGCGGTGTCGCTGCTCACCGCCGCCGCGTACTTCGTGCTCAAGAGCTTCGGTTATCAGGGTGCTCGGAGCCGTGAGCAGGCCCTGGTGTTCGCCAAGGGCGAAGAGAACGGCATCCTGATCGAGACCCTGTCCACGATCTTCACCACGAAGGTGAACGGAATCGAGGGAAGGCGCTACCAGTCCTGGCTCCACAATTACGGCCGGTTGATCCACGAGCAGAAGCGGTCTGGCAAATTCGAGATCGCCTATCGGAGCCTCAAGTTCATGCTCGTTGGCTTGAACGTGGCGCTCTTCGTCCTGCTCGCGGGCAACCAGGTGGCCGGCGGGCTCATGACGATAGGAACATTGCTGGCCGCGATCTTCTACAACTCGCACTTCCTCACCCGGGCGACGCTGCTGGTCGAGCGCTTCTTCGAGTTCCGGATCCTCGGCGTCCGCCTCGAGCGGCTGGAGGATCTCATCCTCGCGGAGCCGGAGTCGCCCGAGGTGCTCACCCCCGCCCTGGCCTCCTCGACCGCCACGCCCGTTCGCCGCCCGGTCGAGTGGGCGCTGAGCGGCGAGCTCGCCGTCGAGTCCTTGTCGTTCCGGTACAGTCCCATGGACGCGGTGATCCTCGACAAGGTGAACCTGCGGATCGCCCCGGGTGAGTTCGTCGCCATCATCGGGGAGAACGGCGCGGGCAAGACGACCTTGCTCAAGTTGCTGCTGGGTCTCTACCGGCCCACGGACGGGCGGATCCAGTACGACTCGAAGAACCTCCAGGAGATGTCACTCGCGATGCTCCGCTCCCAGATCGGAGTGGTGACGCAGGACGACCAGCTCTTCAACGGCACGCTCGCGGAGAACATCGCGCTGCTCGACCCGGAAATCGACATCGAGAGGGTTGCCGCGTGTGCGGAGCTGGCGTGCGTTCGCCAGGACATCGAACGCATGCCCATGGCCTACAACACGCGGGTGGGCCAGCTGAGCTCCCCCCTGTCCGAAGGCCAGAAGCAGAAGGTCCTCCTCGCCCGCGCGTTGTACCGCAAGCCCCGGATCCTGATGCTCGACGAAGGGACCGCCAACATCGACGCCCAGAGCGAACGGCAGATCCTCGATCATCTCCAGAACCTGGACGCCACCAAGATCATCATCGCCCATCGTTCGGCGACCATCGAGCGCGCCGACCGGGTGCTGCTCTTGCGCAATGGCCAGTTGACCGAGATGGCGCCCCGCGCGCTTGATGTTGTGACCGCCTGA
- a CDS encoding radical SAM protein has protein sequence MSATPVPTTTSNEALSFDIVLKVAERCNLACDYCYYYMQEFSGYKNKAFITQEVMDELPGFLVRSVNDLKLGQLHVVFHGGEPLLLKKSIFDSLCTTIRNTLEGKVKVAFAIQTNGVLIDEEWISLFEKHKFKVGVSIDGSREIHDRRRPDHAGRGSYEATVRGLRALQAAASQGRLNNVGAICVVHPSNESDKLLEHFVRELGIRNPNLNFPRGGWDNPDAVKWNQEVESHRKLVRYTLDQLIYPQFHFVRSISDVLLALRSTQGAEFNDQRKSRRHHIATISSEGDILVDDNMLGLDERFANTGVKIFGKSLRDLLESPTWQMLNDAIDQVPAECQGCEWFRSCRSGELFNRYSKAEGFAKKSVLCDTIKMIHEEVAGFLVKKTRVSVEDLAGRLSQPTTSTAKDTYQALMK, from the coding sequence ATGTCCGCGACCCCCGTCCCCACCACGACTTCAAACGAAGCCCTCAGCTTCGACATCGTTCTCAAGGTGGCGGAACGATGCAATCTCGCCTGCGATTACTGCTACTACTACATGCAGGAGTTCAGCGGATACAAGAACAAGGCATTCATCACCCAGGAAGTCATGGATGAGCTGCCCGGGTTCCTCGTGCGCTCCGTCAATGACCTCAAGCTCGGGCAGCTGCACGTCGTCTTCCACGGTGGCGAGCCGTTGCTCTTGAAGAAGTCCATCTTCGACAGCCTTTGCACGACGATCCGCAACACCCTCGAGGGCAAGGTCAAGGTCGCCTTCGCCATCCAGACCAACGGTGTCCTGATCGACGAGGAATGGATCTCCCTCTTCGAGAAGCACAAGTTCAAGGTCGGGGTCAGCATCGATGGGTCCCGGGAAATCCACGACCGCCGGAGGCCTGATCACGCGGGCCGCGGCAGCTACGAGGCGACCGTGCGCGGGCTGCGTGCCCTGCAGGCCGCGGCCAGCCAGGGGCGCCTGAACAACGTGGGCGCCATCTGCGTGGTCCATCCGTCCAACGAGAGCGACAAGCTGCTCGAGCACTTCGTCCGCGAGCTCGGAATCCGCAACCCGAACCTCAACTTCCCGCGAGGCGGGTGGGACAACCCGGACGCGGTGAAGTGGAACCAGGAGGTCGAGTCCCACCGCAAGCTCGTGCGCTACACGCTGGATCAGCTGATCTACCCGCAGTTCCACTTCGTCAGAAGCATCTCCGATGTCCTCCTGGCGCTCAGGTCCACGCAAGGCGCCGAGTTCAACGACCAGCGCAAGTCGCGCCGCCACCACATCGCGACGATCTCCAGCGAAGGGGATATCCTCGTCGATGACAACATGCTGGGGCTGGACGAGCGGTTCGCGAACACCGGCGTCAAGATCTTCGGCAAGTCCTTGCGCGACCTGCTCGAGAGTCCGACCTGGCAGATGCTCAACGATGCCATCGATCAGGTTCCAGCCGAGTGCCAGGGGTGCGAATGGTTCCGCTCGTGCCGTTCGGGCGAGCTGTTCAACCGCTACTCGAAGGCGGAAGGGTTCGCGAAGAAGTCCGTCCTCTGCGACACCATCAAGATGATTCACGAGGAGGTGGCGGGATTCCTGGTGAAGAAGACGCGGGTCTCGGTCGAGGATCTCGCCGGGCGGCTGTCACAACCGACGACGTCCACCGCCAAGGACACGTACCAGGCCTTGATGAAGTAG